The following are from one region of the Prevotella communis genome:
- a CDS encoding leucine-rich repeat domain-containing protein — MKKQLLFLVMFLLPLVASAYDIAVKNADGVTIYYNYTNGGLELEVTYLNKVYDQNRTTYSGSVTIPREVIYMNRTRKVTSIGDAAFAGCKDLNSLSIPNSINSIGKQAFYSCAFTKFVIPENVSHIGSGAFQYCLLMTDVTIPSSVTEIGGGAFYDCSGLTGVHISSIEDWCKIHFDMDYVGTNPTHYAHHLYINGSEVTDVIIPNSLTSINDGIFDGCSELASVTIPDGVTSIGKYSFNGCKKLTSITLPSGVVSIGDCAFQECSNLESINLPQKITTIGYSAFSGCEALKSIVIPDGVTEIMDATFYHCVNLASVILPNSLTSLGTQAFGDCSSLESIIIPRNVTNISQFAFQNCSSLTSINLPKNLVEIGMNAFQNVDLMTITSLIEEPFPIKWNMNDYIHVFSDNTIMNATLYVPKGTINKYKETEGWKDFVFIEEMKGEQCKVPTISYENGKLTFSSETDGAICHYSISDEDIKTGRGNEVQLNATYTISVYATKEGCENSELATATLCWIDALPKTEGITNGVAQIAARPVLIKTDNGFVTVEGIDDRTDVSVFTADGKLAATAVSHGNIATIATSIQFGSIAIVKVGEKSIKVVMK, encoded by the coding sequence ATGAAGAAACAACTACTATTTCTTGTGATGTTTCTGCTGCCATTGGTGGCAAGTGCTTATGACATTGCAGTTAAGAATGCTGATGGCGTTACCATTTACTACAATTATACCAATGGCGGTTTAGAGCTGGAAGTAACGTATCTTAATAAGGTTTATGATCAGAACAGAACTACCTATTCTGGATCTGTCACAATCCCAAGAGAAGTGATATATATGAATAGAACGAGAAAAGTTACTTCTATTGGGGATGCGGCTTTTGCTGGTTGCAAAGATTTGAATAGTTTATCGATTCCAAATAGTATAAACTCCATCGGTAAGCAAGCTTTTTATAGTTGTGCTTTTACCAAATTCGTTATACCTGAAAACGTAAGCCATATTGGTAGTGGGGCTTTTCAATATTGTCTTCTGATGACTGATGTTACTATCCCAAGTAGTGTGACGGAAATCGGTGGCGGTGCTTTCTATGATTGTTCAGGATTAACTGGCGTTCATATCTCAAGTATAGAAGATTGGTGTAAAATACATTTCGACATGGACTATGTAGGAACAAATCCAACTCACTATGCTCATCATTTATACATAAATGGTAGCGAAGTTACTGATGTTATCATTCCCAATAGTTTAACATCCATAAACGATGGAATTTTTGATGGTTGTTCTGAATTAGCTAGTGTAACAATTCCAGATGGTGTAACATCTATAGGAAAGTATTCCTTCAATGGGTGCAAGAAATTGACCTCTATTACACTTCCCAGTGGTGTTGTTTCAATAGGGGACTGTGCTTTTCAGGAATGTAGTAATTTGGAAAGCATTAATCTTCCTCAAAAAATAACAACCATTGGTTATTCTGCATTTTCAGGTTGCGAAGCTTTAAAAAGTATAGTTATACCGGATGGCGTAACAGAAATAATGGATGCTACGTTCTATCACTGTGTTAATTTAGCCTCAGTAATACTTCCCAACAGTTTAACATCATTAGGTACTCAGGCATTCGGCGACTGTAGTAGTTTGGAAAGCATCATTATTCCAAGAAATGTTACAAATATTAGTCAATTTGCTTTCCAAAACTGTAGCAGTTTGACAAGCATCAATCTTCCTAAGAATCTTGTTGAAATTGGAATGAATGCCTTTCAGAATGTTGATCTTATGACAATCACCTCATTGATTGAAGAACCGTTTCCTATTAAATGGAACATGAATGACTATATTCATGTTTTTAGCGACAACACAATAATGAACGCAACTCTGTACGTGCCAAAAGGGACTATAAACAAATATAAAGAGACAGAAGGTTGGAAGGACTTTGTATTTATTGAAGAAATGAAAGGAGAACAATGTAAGGTTCCTACAATATCATATGAAAACGGCAAATTGACATTTAGTTCTGAAACCGATGGTGCAATATGTCATTATTCAATTTCTGATGAAGATATTAAAACTGGGCGTGGAAATGAGGTTCAACTCAATGCAACTTATACTATTAGCGTCTATGCAACTAAAGAAGGTTGTGAGAATTCAGAATTGGCTACAGCTACCCTCTGTTGGATAGATGCTTTGCCCAAGACGGAAGGCATAACGAATGGTGTCGCTCAGATAGCTGCGCGTCCCGTCCTGATTAAAACTGATAATGGATTTGTTACGGTTGAAGGCATTGATGACCGGACAGATGTCAGCGTATTTACTGCTGATGGAAAATTGGCTGCTACAGCTGTATCTCACGGCAATATTGCGACTATCGCCACCAGCATCCAGTTTGGCTCAATAGCTATTGTCAAGGTGGGCGAGAAAAGCATTAAGGTAGTAATGAAATAA
- a CDS encoding HEPN domain-containing protein, producing the protein MSLNDEERKTLVELQMQKANRFLEQAEMVRGLQQWDLAANRYYYACFHAVQALFIHHGLASKRHSGMLSQFGLHFIKTGVIEDRLGGFLTRMEQLREKGDYNCFFSINEEELSTIVEPAHELVKVIAELIQR; encoded by the coding sequence ATGAGTTTGAATGACGAAGAGAGAAAGACCCTGGTAGAACTGCAGATGCAGAAAGCTAATCGCTTTTTGGAGCAGGCAGAAATGGTGAGAGGTTTGCAGCAATGGGATTTGGCTGCTAACCGCTACTACTATGCTTGTTTCCATGCTGTTCAGGCTTTGTTCATTCATCATGGGCTTGCCAGTAAGAGACATTCTGGTATGTTGAGCCAGTTCGGATTGCACTTCATCAAAACAGGTGTTATAGAAGATAGGCTGGGTGGCTTCCTTACCCGAATGGAGCAATTGCGTGAAAAGGGAGATTACAACTGTTTCTTTTCAATTAATGAAGAAGAATTAAGCACTATCGTAGAACCAGCTCACGAGTTAGTAAAGGTAATCGCTGAGCTAATTCAGCGATAA
- a CDS encoding nucleotidyltransferase domain-containing protein, translated as MDKTIIENIKKTLDASLPKQATALLYGSQARGDARKESDWDILIVLDKDKLTPEDYDTITYPLTKLGWDLGAEINPIMYTKKEWEASRITPFYHNVTEDAIAL; from the coding sequence ATGGACAAGACGATCATTGAAAACATCAAAAAGACACTAGATGCGAGTCTACCCAAGCAGGCCACGGCGTTGCTCTATGGGTCTCAGGCTCGTGGTGATGCCCGTAAGGAATCTGATTGGGACATACTAATTGTGCTCGACAAAGACAAACTGACTCCCGAAGATTACGACACTATCACCTACCCATTGACAAAACTTGGGTGGGATTTGGGCGCCGAGATCAATCCCATCATGTATACAAAGAAGGAGTGGGAGGCCAGCCGTATAACTCCGTTTTATCACAACGTAACAGAAGATGCCATTGCCCTATGA
- a CDS encoding RNA polymerase sigma factor gives MNQNELEQQFVALVDDHKQMIYKVCLMYASDDEGISDLFQEVALNLWKAFPRFRGECKTSTWVYRISVNTCISHLRHQGTQPLTVPLTMSMTDLFPDESEREQLRELYQLINRLGELERALILLWLDDRSYEEIAEMLDISVSNVGVRINRIKAKLKQMSNN, from the coding sequence ATGAACCAAAATGAATTAGAACAGCAGTTCGTCGCCCTCGTCGACGACCACAAGCAGATGATCTATAAGGTCTGCTTGATGTACGCTAGCGACGATGAAGGCATCAGCGACCTCTTTCAGGAGGTGGCGCTGAACCTGTGGAAGGCCTTTCCCCGCTTTCGTGGCGAGTGTAAGACATCGACGTGGGTCTATCGCATCAGCGTGAACACCTGCATCTCGCACCTGCGTCATCAGGGCACACAGCCCCTAACGGTGCCACTCACAATGTCGATGACAGACCTCTTCCCCGATGAGTCGGAACGCGAACAACTGCGAGAACTCTATCAGCTAATCAACCGTCTGGGCGAATTGGAACGCGCTCTGATTCTGCTGTGGCTCGACGACAGGTCGTATGAGGAAATAGCAGAGATGCTTGATATCTCGGTCTCGAATGTGGGAGTGCGCATCAACCGCATCAAGGCGAAACTCAAGCAAATGTCTAACAACTAA
- the pfkA gene encoding 6-phosphofructokinase, with the protein MNKIKTIGILTSGGDSPGMNAAIRAVTRAGIYNGFTIKGIYRGYDGLIKGEVKTLTTEDVSGIINRGGTILKTARSKEFMTLEGMQKAYETCQKEVIDALVIIGGNGSLTGARNFGMEFDFPVIGLPGTIDNDLYGTDATIGYDTTMNTIMECVDRIRDTANSHERIFFVEVMGRDAGFLAQYCAIASGAEAAIVPEEVTDEDQLAEFMKRGIRKSKKSCIVIVSESPKCGALYYADRVKKEFPEFDVRVSILGHLQRGGTPSARDRVLASTTGVGAIEAIMQGQRNVMVGVRNNDVVYVPFSECIRTDKRFDKRLITVLNELSI; encoded by the coding sequence ATGAATAAGATTAAAACAATAGGTATTTTAACTTCAGGAGGCGACTCGCCAGGCATGAATGCAGCCATCCGCGCCGTGACACGTGCCGGCATTTACAATGGCTTCACAATCAAGGGTATCTACCGCGGCTATGACGGACTGATAAAAGGTGAGGTGAAGACACTGACCACCGAGGACGTATCAGGCATCATCAACCGTGGCGGTACGATTCTGAAAACAGCACGTTCAAAGGAATTTATGACACTCGAGGGCATGCAGAAAGCCTACGAGACCTGTCAGAAGGAAGTGATTGACGCATTGGTGATCATCGGCGGCAACGGTTCGCTGACGGGCGCAAGAAACTTCGGCATGGAGTTTGATTTCCCCGTGATTGGACTGCCAGGCACCATCGACAACGACCTTTATGGTACAGATGCCACCATCGGCTATGACACCACGATGAACACCATCATGGAGTGCGTGGACCGCATCCGCGACACCGCCAACTCGCACGAGCGTATCTTCTTCGTCGAGGTGATGGGACGCGACGCCGGCTTCCTGGCCCAGTACTGTGCTATTGCCAGTGGTGCCGAGGCTGCCATCGTACCAGAGGAGGTGACAGACGAAGACCAGTTGGCCGAATTCATGAAGCGAGGCATCCGCAAGTCAAAGAAGTCGTGTATCGTCATTGTGAGCGAGAGTCCCAAGTGCGGCGCCCTCTACTATGCCGACCGTGTGAAGAAGGAGTTCCCTGAGTTCGATGTACGCGTATCAATCCTTGGTCACCTGCAGCGTGGCGGCACGCCATCTGCCCGTGACCGTGTGCTGGCATCAACCACCGGTGTAGGTGCTATCGAGGCTATCATGCAGGGCCAGCGCAACGTGATGGTAGGCGTAAGAAACAACGACGTGGTCTATGTGCCCTTCTCAGAATGTATCCGCACCGACAAGCGCTTTGACAAGCGTCTGATTACCGTGCTTAATGAGTTGAGTATCTAA
- a CDS encoding DUF3943 domain-containing protein, with amino-acid sequence MKKGLLVAIAIMTTIGVQAQIFPVGIVSAQDTVKGFQFGLISSVTTEGGYGFQFGGVSNTSGHTFNGLQIGGVSSITQGMDKGLQMSSILNISSKRMNGWQMGTVNYADSLNGAQIGIFNVTRQHPQGWQVGLVNLSYDSIGHKIGLVNINPATHIDVMTYAGSSTKMNLAARFRNRSTYNILGVGTHFMGLDSKFSGAVFYRLGQYAQLSPKWSLSGDVGYYHVETFSKNNNDKPERLYSLQARINADYQISSKIGAFASVGWGVTRYYDRNETYRNRPLVELGLTYRQPRNQHDSWKRAWDEKRSKIVFTDSTMALPEPKRYWQAAAEATGINVGVQLFDRYALNSDFAQTTLNSLKRNFTDGMVWDNDFFITNLFAHPYHGNLYFNAARSNGLSFWESAPYALGGSLMWEFLGETEPPAINDIIATTCGGIAIGEMTHRLSLTVLDDRDRGCSRFLREAAATIINPIQGLHRIFSGDAWRVRRDHYRYHDFSKIPVDMSFSVGWRYLADNGALFRGIHAPYVNITLMYGTPVDGERHTTPYDFFDLEMNAAFGGGQPFVNTLNIVGRLWSTPILDKKDMAGEFGIYQHFNYYDAKPIEDGSELTPYRISEAAGFGPGFILSLPQTGAMTKLEQRIFMSGILLGGTKSDYFNVIERDYNMGSGFSVKSKTQIEFGKFGRFMLNAKYFRIYTWKGYEDKDLQAFADGTKDLHYLNVQGDRSNAMLLVVNPVMEIHLAKQWSVTLSGAYYSRRTFYKYHDMVKANTFETKMGITCRL; translated from the coding sequence ATGAAAAAAGGGCTTTTGGTAGCAATCGCCATCATGACGACGATAGGCGTACAAGCTCAGATATTCCCCGTTGGTATTGTCAGTGCACAGGACACGGTGAAGGGCTTCCAGTTTGGACTTATCTCATCGGTAACGACTGAAGGTGGTTACGGTTTCCAATTTGGCGGCGTATCGAACACATCTGGACATACATTCAACGGTCTGCAGATAGGTGGTGTCAGCAGCATTACCCAAGGCATGGATAAGGGGCTGCAGATGTCGAGCATTCTGAATATCTCATCCAAGCGAATGAACGGATGGCAGATGGGGACTGTCAACTATGCCGATTCGCTCAATGGTGCACAGATTGGTATTTTCAATGTGACACGCCAACATCCTCAAGGCTGGCAGGTGGGACTCGTCAACCTATCGTACGACTCGATAGGCCATAAGATAGGATTAGTGAACATCAACCCGGCGACTCATATCGACGTGATGACATATGCAGGTTCTTCGACCAAAATGAACCTGGCTGCGCGCTTTCGCAATCGCAGCACATACAACATCTTAGGTGTAGGCACACACTTCATGGGACTCGACTCCAAATTCTCGGGTGCCGTGTTCTATCGTCTGGGACAGTATGCACAGTTATCCCCGAAATGGAGTCTGAGCGGCGACGTGGGCTACTATCATGTGGAGACGTTCTCAAAGAATAACAACGACAAGCCGGAGCGCCTGTACTCCCTGCAGGCCCGCATCAATGCCGACTATCAGATAAGCAGTAAGATTGGGGCCTTTGCCTCTGTGGGATGGGGTGTGACCCGCTATTATGACCGTAACGAGACCTACAGGAACAGGCCGTTGGTGGAACTGGGCCTGACCTACCGCCAGCCTCGAAACCAGCACGACTCCTGGAAACGTGCATGGGACGAGAAGCGCTCAAAGATTGTGTTCACCGACTCCACGATGGCACTGCCCGAACCAAAGCGCTATTGGCAGGCTGCTGCCGAGGCAACGGGTATCAACGTAGGCGTACAGTTGTTTGACCGCTATGCCCTCAACTCGGACTTTGCCCAGACCACGCTGAACTCACTGAAGCGCAACTTCACCGACGGTATGGTATGGGATAACGACTTCTTTATCACCAACCTGTTTGCCCACCCCTATCACGGCAACCTCTATTTCAACGCGGCACGCAGCAACGGCCTCAGTTTCTGGGAGTCAGCCCCCTATGCGCTGGGCGGTTCACTGATGTGGGAGTTTCTGGGAGAGACGGAACCGCCTGCCATCAACGATATCATTGCCACCACCTGTGGCGGTATAGCCATCGGTGAGATGACCCACAGGCTGAGTCTCACAGTGCTCGACGACCGTGATAGAGGCTGCAGTCGCTTCCTGCGTGAGGCAGCTGCTACCATCATCAACCCCATACAAGGACTGCATCGTATCTTCAGCGGAGATGCCTGGCGCGTGCGTAGGGACCACTACCGCTATCATGACTTCAGCAAGATTCCCGTGGACATGTCGTTCTCTGTAGGTTGGCGTTATCTGGCCGACAACGGTGCCCTGTTCCGCGGCATCCATGCGCCTTACGTGAACATCACGCTGATGTACGGCACACCGGTAGACGGTGAGCGCCATACAACACCATACGACTTCTTCGACCTGGAGATGAATGCCGCCTTCGGTGGCGGACAGCCCTTCGTCAACACGCTGAACATCGTAGGACGTCTGTGGAGTACGCCTATTCTGGACAAGAAGGACATGGCGGGCGAATTTGGTATCTACCAGCACTTCAACTACTACGACGCCAAGCCCATTGAGGATGGGTCTGAGCTGACCCCCTACCGCATCAGTGAAGCCGCAGGCTTTGGTCCTGGCTTCATCTTGTCATTGCCACAGACAGGCGCCATGACGAAATTGGAACAGCGAATTTTTATGAGCGGCATCCTGCTGGGCGGTACAAAGAGCGACTATTTCAACGTGATTGAGCGCGACTACAACATGGGTAGCGGATTCAGCGTGAAGTCAAAGACGCAGATTGAATTTGGCAAGTTCGGACGGTTCATGCTCAACGCCAAATATTTCCGTATCTACACATGGAAGGGCTATGAGGACAAGGATCTGCAGGCCTTTGCCGACGGCACCAAGGATCTGCACTACCTGAATGTGCAGGGCGACCGCAGCAATGCGATGCTGCTGGTGGTGAACCCCGTCATGGAGATACACCTGGCAAAACAATGGTCTGTCACGCTCTCTGGCGCCTACTACTCACGTCGCACGTTCTACAAATATCACGACATGGTGAAAGCCAACACGTTTGAAACAAAAATGGGAATAACATGCCGATTATAA
- a CDS encoding DUF4301 family protein: MLSEKDLKQIAQRGITKEQIETQLKEFETGFPFLKLEAAAAVGNGIVAPNESERQQYVKAWEDYKAAGKRIVKFVPASGAASRMFKNMFAFVDADYDVPTTDFEKKYFNDIEKFAFYEALDAVCVKNEGKGIKALMAEGNYKAVAANMLKAEGLNYGQLPKGMLLFHKYAEGARTPMEEHLVEGALYAASKGEAHVHFTVSHDHLEFFKAKVAEKADGFAQKYGIKYDITFSEQKPSTDTVAANPDNTPFREADGSLLFRPGGHGALIENLNEIEADVIFIKNIDNVVPDRLKPETVEWKQVIAGVLVSLQKQAFEYLRILDGNPSDAQIAQIAQFVEKNLCTNPKNSKVDAEYLRRKLNRPMRVCGVVKNVGEPGGGPFLTYNQDGTVSLQILESSQIDTNNAEYMKMFTQGTHFNPVDLVCAVKDYKGQPFNLPDFVDKTTGFISSKSKGGKELKALELPGLWNGAMSDWSTIFVEVPLGTFNPVKTVNDLLRDQHQ, encoded by the coding sequence ATGCTATCAGAAAAAGACCTCAAACAGATTGCTCAGCGTGGTATCACGAAAGAGCAGATCGAGACACAGTTGAAGGAGTTTGAAACAGGCTTCCCCTTCCTGAAATTGGAAGCAGCAGCTGCAGTAGGTAACGGCATCGTAGCCCCCAACGAGAGCGAGCGTCAACAGTACGTGAAAGCCTGGGAGGACTATAAGGCTGCAGGTAAGCGTATCGTGAAGTTCGTACCTGCCAGTGGCGCCGCCAGTCGTATGTTCAAGAATATGTTTGCATTCGTGGATGCCGACTATGACGTGCCTACCACCGATTTCGAGAAAAAATATTTCAACGACATTGAGAAGTTTGCCTTCTACGAGGCGCTGGATGCTGTCTGCGTGAAAAACGAGGGCAAAGGTATCAAGGCTCTGATGGCAGAAGGCAACTATAAGGCTGTGGCTGCCAACATGCTGAAGGCTGAGGGACTGAACTACGGTCAGCTGCCAAAGGGTATGTTGCTGTTCCATAAATACGCAGAGGGTGCCCGTACGCCCATGGAGGAGCACCTCGTGGAGGGCGCACTCTATGCCGCTTCAAAGGGCGAGGCTCACGTACACTTCACCGTGAGTCACGACCACCTGGAGTTCTTCAAGGCAAAGGTGGCAGAGAAGGCCGATGGCTTCGCACAGAAATACGGCATCAAGTATGATATCACATTCTCTGAACAGAAGCCCTCAACAGATACAGTTGCCGCTAATCCCGACAACACGCCATTCCGCGAGGCCGACGGTTCATTGCTGTTCCGTCCGGGCGGTCACGGTGCGCTCATCGAGAACCTGAACGAGATTGAGGCTGACGTTATCTTCATCAAGAATATCGACAACGTGGTGCCCGACCGTCTGAAGCCTGAGACCGTGGAATGGAAGCAGGTCATCGCCGGTGTACTGGTGAGTCTGCAGAAGCAGGCCTTCGAATACCTGCGTATCCTCGACGGTAACCCATCAGATGCCCAAATCGCCCAGATTGCCCAATTCGTAGAAAAGAACCTCTGCACCAATCCTAAGAATAGCAAGGTGGATGCCGAGTACCTGCGTCGCAAACTGAACCGCCCCATGCGTGTGTGTGGCGTGGTGAAAAATGTGGGCGAACCTGGTGGCGGCCCGTTCCTCACCTATAATCAGGACGGCACGGTATCACTGCAGATCTTGGAGAGCAGTCAGATAGATACCAACAATGCGGAATACATGAAGATGTTCACACAGGGCACTCACTTCAACCCCGTTGACCTGGTATGTGCCGTGAAGGACTACAAGGGACAGCCTTTCAACTTGCCCGATTTCGTGGATAAGACCACAGGATTCATCTCTTCCAAGTCAAAGGGGGGAAAGGAACTGAAAGCACTGGAATTGCCTGGGTTGTGGAACGGCGCCATGAGCGACTGGTCAACCATCTTCGTTGAGGTGCCTCTGGGCACGTTCAACCCCGTTAAGACGGTTAACGACCTGCTGCGCGATCAGCACCAATAA
- the mltG gene encoding endolytic transglycosylase MltG, which translates to MKKYTAKYYLIPATICLAGIVAIGYNYFFSAFASQDNKQYVYIDEDDTADSVYAKLEPLASHSALTGFRTLARHYDYDGHIRSGRYAIEPGMNTVSVFRMMRNGRQEPVMLTIPECRTMEQMAARLSKKLMLDSTSIAQALTDEDFCEQLGYDTCTIASIFVPNTYEVYWNTSMDKLMQRMMSEHDKFWTEERKQKARELGLSTDEVCTLASIIDEETANNAEKPMIAGMYLNRLKIGMPLQADPTVKFALKDFALKRIYHNHLEVNSPYNTYKNTGLPPGPIKVASIQGIDAVLNRVAHTYIYMCAKEDFSGTHNFATSYQEHLNNAARYAKALNERGIK; encoded by the coding sequence ATGAAAAAATACACAGCCAAATACTACCTGATTCCTGCCACTATCTGCTTGGCAGGAATCGTGGCTATAGGCTACAACTATTTCTTCTCTGCTTTTGCCTCACAGGACAATAAGCAGTATGTCTACATCGATGAGGACGATACGGCAGACTCGGTATATGCAAAACTGGAGCCACTGGCATCACACAGCGCCCTCACAGGATTTCGCACGCTGGCACGTCATTACGACTACGACGGGCATATCCGTTCGGGACGCTATGCCATAGAACCTGGCATGAATACCGTCAGCGTGTTTCGTATGATGAGAAACGGCCGACAGGAGCCCGTGATGCTGACCATCCCGGAATGTCGCACCATGGAACAGATGGCTGCACGCCTATCAAAGAAACTGATGCTCGACAGCACCAGCATAGCGCAGGCACTGACCGATGAGGATTTCTGTGAACAGTTGGGCTACGACACCTGCACCATCGCCAGTATCTTCGTACCCAACACGTATGAGGTCTATTGGAACACCAGCATGGATAAGCTGATGCAGCGCATGATGAGCGAGCACGATAAGTTCTGGACGGAAGAGCGCAAGCAGAAAGCCAGGGAACTGGGATTATCGACAGACGAGGTGTGCACACTGGCCAGCATCATCGACGAGGAGACGGCCAACAATGCCGAGAAGCCCATGATTGCAGGGATGTATCTGAACCGACTGAAAATTGGCATGCCGCTTCAGGCCGACCCAACGGTGAAATTCGCCCTGAAGGACTTCGCCCTGAAACGCATCTATCATAACCACCTGGAGGTGAACAGTCCCTATAACACCTACAAGAACACAGGACTGCCTCCCGGCCCTATCAAGGTGGCTTCCATTCAGGGTATCGACGCTGTGCTCAACCGCGTGGCTCACACCTATATATATATGTGTGCCAAGGAGGACTTCTCGGGCACGCATAATTTCGCCACCAGCTATCAGGAGCATCTCAATAATGCGGCACGCTATGCGAAAGCACTTAACGAGCGAGGGATAAAATAA
- a CDS encoding glutamine--tRNA ligase/YqeY domain fusion protein, whose amino-acid sequence MAEMIQNEGEEKKSLSFVEQMVKDDLAEGKNGGRMQTRFPPEPNGYLHIGHAKAIAIDFGLAKKYGGECNLRFDDTNPVKEDTEFIENIEQDIKWLGYDWAHVYYASDYFQELWDFAVWLIKQGRAYVDEQSAEVIAQQKGTTTSPGTNSPYRDRPVEESLKLFEFMNSGKCEPGKMVLRAKIDMAHPNMLFRDPLIYRVLNIPHVKTGDKWNAYPMYDFTHGQCDFLEGVTHSWCTLEFVEHRPLYDLFVGWMKEWLGTLENPQKLGCLENMGNKFADFEGPRQTEFNKLNLNYILLSKRNLRTLVSEGLVNGWDDPRMPTICGFRRRGYSPEGIKNFMEKIGYTKIDALNDMALFESALRDDLNTRALRVSAVLDPVKVVITNYPEGQQEMLTAINNPENEADGTHDVEFSREIWIERDDFMEVAEKKFMRLAPGKEVRLKNAYIIKCDEEHPCDKDADGKVTTIYCTYDPETRSGLPGANRKIKGKTLHWVSCHNAVKAEVRLYERLWKMENPRDELKRLEEEEGIKGADALRQMMNPDNLHILTDCYIEPFAAKLPALSYLQFQRIGYFNVDPDSTPEKPVFNKTVGLKDTWKK is encoded by the coding sequence ATGGCAGAAATGATACAGAACGAAGGCGAGGAGAAGAAAAGCCTCAGCTTCGTAGAACAGATGGTAAAAGATGACTTGGCAGAAGGAAAGAACGGTGGACGCATGCAGACGCGTTTTCCACCAGAGCCTAACGGCTATCTGCACATTGGTCATGCTAAGGCCATTGCCATCGACTTCGGGCTGGCTAAAAAATATGGCGGCGAATGCAATCTGCGCTTCGACGATACCAACCCAGTGAAGGAAGATACCGAATTTATCGAGAATATCGAACAGGATATCAAATGGCTGGGATATGACTGGGCACATGTCTATTATGCCAGTGACTATTTCCAGGAATTGTGGGACTTTGCCGTATGGCTCATCAAGCAGGGACGTGCATACGTAGATGAACAGAGCGCTGAAGTGATTGCCCAGCAGAAGGGTACCACGACCAGCCCTGGTACAAACTCGCCTTATCGCGACCGTCCTGTGGAAGAGAGTCTGAAACTGTTTGAATTCATGAACAGCGGCAAGTGCGAGCCAGGAAAGATGGTGCTGCGCGCCAAGATTGACATGGCTCACCCCAATATGCTGTTCCGCGACCCTCTGATCTATCGCGTGCTGAATATCCCTCACGTGAAGACGGGCGATAAGTGGAACGCTTACCCTATGTACGATTTCACGCACGGACAGTGCGACTTTCTTGAGGGTGTCACACACTCTTGGTGTACACTGGAATTTGTGGAGCACCGCCCCTTATACGACCTCTTTGTTGGTTGGATGAAGGAATGGCTGGGCACGCTGGAGAATCCCCAGAAACTGGGTTGTCTGGAAAATATGGGTAACAAGTTTGCAGACTTTGAGGGTCCCCGTCAGACAGAGTTTAACAAGTTGAACTTGAACTATATCCTGCTGTCAAAGCGCAACCTGCGCACACTGGTCAGCGAAGGACTGGTCAACGGATGGGATGACCCCCGCATGCCGACAATCTGCGGTTTCCGTCGTCGCGGCTATTCTCCAGAAGGCATTAAGAACTTCATGGAGAAGATTGGCTACACAAAGATTGACGCGCTCAACGATATGGCGCTCTTCGAGAGTGCGCTGCGCGATGATTTGAATACGCGTGCCCTGCGTGTCAGCGCCGTGCTCGACCCCGTAAAAGTAGTCATCACCAACTATCCAGAAGGTCAGCAGGAAATGCTCACCGCTATCAACAACCCTGAAAACGAGGCTGATGGCACACATGATGTAGAGTTCAGCCGCGAAATCTGGATTGAACGCGACGACTTCATGGAGGTGGCCGAGAAGAAGTTCATGCGCCTGGCTCCCGGCAAGGAGGTGCGTCTGAAGAACGCTTATATCATCAAGTGTGACGAGGAACATCCCTGCGACAAGGATGCTGACGGAAAGGTGACCACCATCTACTGTACCTACGATCCCGAGACACGCAGTGGGCTGCCTGGCGCTAACCGCAAGATTAAGGGTAAGACACTGCACTGGGTAAGTTGTCACAACGCCGTAAAAGCAGAGGTGCGTCTCTACGAGCGTCTATGGAAAATGGAAAACCCACGCGACGAGTTGAAGCGTCTGGAGGAAGAGGAAGGTATCAAGGGTGCTGATGCATTGCGTCAGATGATGAACCCCGACAACCTACATATCCTTACCGACTGCTATATTGAGCCTTTCGCAGCAAAACTGCCTGCACTGAGCTATCTGCAGTTCCAGCGTATAGGCTACTTCAACGTTGATCCAGACTCTACACCTGAAAAGCCTGTATTCAACAAGACCGTAGGCTTGAAGGATACATGGAAGAAATAA